TTCAACTCAAGGATTTCCTTGCCCTTTTTCAAGAAGAAGCCTTGGCCTGACTTGCTTCCAAGCCATCCCCTCTCCAGCATGTCGTTCATGAAAGCAGGAATGCTGAAAACTTCTTTTTCTTCCCCATCCACTTGGTCATATACGTTTTTCGCGACATGTGCAAAAGTATCCAAGCCGACTACATCGAGTGTCCGGAAAGTCGCGCTAGTCGCCCTTCCGATCAACGGTCCTGTTACAGAATCGACCTCGCCAACACTGTAGCCTCCCTTTTGCATTTCCCGGAGAGTGACCAACAAGCCGTATGTGCCAATCCGGTTTGCGATGAAGTTTGGTGTATCCTTGGCTTCGACGACTCCTTTTCCAAGTACATCCTCGCCAAATTGTTTCATATATTCAAGCACTTCCGGTGATGTAGCTTTAGTAGGTATGATCTCCAGCAATTTCAGATAGCGTGGTGGATTGAAGAAATGCGTTCCAAGGAAATGCTTTTGAAAATCCTCTGAACGTCCTTCTTTCATCGCCTCGATGGAAATTCCGGATGTATTAGACGAAATGATGCTACCAGGCTTACGGTGCTGATCAACCTGGGCAAAGACACTTTTCTTCACTTCCAGTTTCTCGACGACCACTTCGATGACCCAATCGACATCCTTTAAACGGCTTATATCATCTTCCAGGTTTCCCGCCTCGATCAACGCAAGGTTTGCCTTTGCCGATAGCGGTGCCGGCTTTTGTTTTAAAAGCTTAGTAATCGCAGTTTGACTGATGCGATTGCGTACTTGTTTATCTGCTAATGTTAGCCCTTTTTTCTTTTCATCCCCTGTAAGTTCACGAGGTACAATATCCAATAATAAAGTCGGAATGCCGATGTTAGCAAGGTGTGCAGCAATCCCTGATCCCATAACTCCTGACCCTAGAACAGCAGCCTTTCGTATTTGTCGAACCAAGTTTATATCCCCCTTACGCGATGTATTGAATGAATGCTCATTCATTTTTAATCCAAAAAAATTTGAATATTTTTTCTTATTACTAATATAGAATATATTTGGAAATTCCGCAATGATTAAACAGGAAAAAAATATTTTTTTATCCAGCTTCCTTTGGTTATTTCTTCACGGTTCAGTAGAAAATAACGAGCAGGAGGTGACCTACAAAATGAAACGTAAAGATAATCCTTCCAAAGCGGCTGTAAGTGCAGCGAGTGTCAAAGGCAATGCCGGCCCTGGCGGCGAACGTCAACATGGAATCAATAAAGTGAACAGCCAGAACAATCAATTCAAAAAATAATCGCCCTTCACGGCAGCCGGCCCACATCCGGGTCGGCTCCCGATCGTTATTTCTTGAATAACCCCTTTAGAACGAAAATAACATTGGCCGGTCTCTCCGCAAGACGGCGCATGAAATATCCATACCAATCCGTTCCATATGGAACATATACCCTCACCTTGTATCCTTCTTCCACAAGTTCAAGCTGCTTTTCATTACGAATGCCATACAACATCTGAAATTCAAAGCAATCACCAGCGATTCCATGGAAATTCACCAGCTCCTTCGTATACTCGATGATCTTATCGTCATGAGTGGCAACCGCTGTGAAATTTCCATTCAGTACATGCTGCTTGATGATTTTCTTGAAATTTTCATCAACATCCTTTTTGTCGGCAAAAGCCACTTCCCTTGACTCTTTGTAAGCGCCTTTGACAAGCCTTAAGTTCGGTTGGAATTCATCCAGCTCTGAAATATCCTTTTCCGTACGATATAGATAAGCCTGAATCACAGTCCCCAATTCATTATATTCAGCCTTTAAGCGTTTGAATACATCCAAAGTCGGCTGACAGCGCGGAAAATCTTCCATGTCAAGAGTGACAAAAACATGATTGGCCTTGGCTTCTTCCAAAATCCTCCGCATATTATCCATGACGACCCGTTCCGACAAATCCAAACCCATCGATGTCAACTTCAAAGAAAGCTGAGAATCCAGATCATTCCTGCCGATCATGCGAATCGCTTCGATACACTGATCTGCCATCTGCCTTGCTTCTTGTTCATCCTCAATGAATTCTCCTAAATAATCTATGGTTACAGCAAGCCCCTTCCGGTTTAAATCGGCAATCACAGCCGAGGCCATTTCCAATGATTCACCTGCAACGAATCGGGATGCCCCAAAACGCAGACCATATTTCCTCGCTGCCCTCGTCATCGTTTTATTCTTGGACAAATATAAGAACAGATTCTTCAACATTCGTTCCATCTGCATTCCCCTCCACATGATCTTCCGGAAAATAAATGCAATAGTTTATCTTATCATTTAATGCAATTTTCAGATATTTAGAAGCGGGAATAAAAAATTTCCTGTAGGGAAAATTAAAGGCGTTTAATGAACACTTAAAGGAGGCAGGATGATGGAACAGCAAAATTCTTTTAACAACCAACAGCAGTCCACAGGCTTAATGAAGCAGCCCCCGGAAATGGTTTCGGTGAAAGACAGCTTATACTTGGCCGATATGCTTGCATGGAATCTGAATGCAATCAAAAAAGCACATTTTTTTGCCACGCAATGCAAAGACCCGCAAATCATTGACGCTTTAAATCGTTGCGGACTCATGCATCAACGCCATTACGATACGATTTTGAACCATTTGGACCCAAACCAAGCTCAGACTCAACAACAATTCCAGTAAAGGAGGGTTCTTGATGCCCAATCAAAACAAAGTCCAAAACCCAGAATCTCCCGTAGCCAAAACACCGCAAATGAACGATCGGGATTTTATAAACGACATGCTCGCCACCGAAAAATACTTCTGCAACTCCCTGTCGGTTGCCTTGCATGAAATGAGTAACCAAGCACTATTCCAAGACATCTTCTCCGTCTCGAAAGAAAACCAGGAGATGCAGCGTGAACTCTATAACCTCATGTTCGAAAAAGGCTGGTACGGCTTGGAAAAAGCGCAAACCGCCAGCCTAAGCCAATCCTATCAGCAATTTTCAGGATACAAAAGCCAATTCCCATATGGCTCAAACATCCAATAATAATCTTGCAGGAGCTGAATTCAGCTCCTTTTTCCTTTGTTGTAAGCTAGCTTTATCTTATGCCATTAGAGGCAAAACTTTAATTCGCGAGTAAAACGGATCAGATTCGCAAGCAACCTTCTATTTTTACGAGATTTGCTCCATTTTCGTCCAAAACACCTGATTTTCTTGATGAAAATGGTTCATTTCATCGGCAAAATCCAATTTGGCGAGTAAACACGACGATTTGGCGAGTAAAGTCCCTTAATTGGCGAGTAAACCTGCTTATTTGGCGAGTAAAGTCCCTAATTTCGCGAGTAAACCTCATCAGATTCGCAAGCAACCCTCTATTTTCACGAGATTTAGCTCCATTTTCGTCCAAAACGCCTGATTTTCTTGATGAAAATGGTTCATTTCATCGGCAAAATCCAATTTGGCGAGTAAACACGACGATTTGGCGAGTAAAGTCCCTTAATTGGCGAGTAAACCTGCTTATTTGGCGAGTAAAGTCCCTAATTTCGCGAGTAAACCTCATCAGATTCGCAAGCAACCTTCTATTTTTACGAGATTTGCTCCATTTTCGTCCAAAACGCCTGATTTTCTTGATGAAAATGGTTCATTTCATCGGCAAAACCCAATTTGGCGAGTAAACACGACGATTTGGCGAGTAAAGTCCTTAAATTGGCGAGTAAACATGCCAATCTGGCGAGTAAAGCTCCTAATTCACCAGCAAGCATGCCAATCTGACACGTATACGCTTTGAATTTCGAAGTCTTTTTAATGTTCATAAAAAAAACCCCTTAGAAAGGGGTATTTCGTATAGCCGGTCCGTTTTTTCTTTAAATATCGGTTGAGAACATATATTTCTTGTAGTGATATCGGATGCTGAATATCAAGCCCATGGCCATCATGTTACCCATTAGCGAGCTTCCTCCGTAGGAGATGAAAGGAAGCGGGATACCGGTAATCGGTAAAAGTCCGACCGTCATGCCGATGTTTTGAAAGACGTGGAACGTCAGCATGCTTATGACTCCAACACAGATATATGTATAGAAGTTATTTTTCGTATCCATCCCCGTTTTGGTGATGTGATAGATCAATAGGAAAAACAGGGAAATGATGATGCTTGAGCCGATGAAGCCGAATTCTTCACCGATGATACTGAATATGAAATCCGAATGACTCTCGGGCAGGTACACTTCCCTTGAGCCGATGCCCTTACCGGTGGTCTGGCCAGAGCCGATGGCCAGTAAGGACTTGGTTAAGTGGTAGCCTTCCGCGCTCGCATAATTATATGGATCGAGCCAGGAGTAGATCCGGCCAAACTGATAGGTTTTTACCCCTAGGTATTTTTCCAGGAACTCTGGCTTCCAAAGGACAAAATAGAAGATCGTCGAAGCGACGACGAGTCCTCCTGACATGATTGGCAGCAAAATCTTCCAGGATATCCCTGATATGAAAATCATGCCGATCATGATGGACAGGATGACGAGCGCCGTACCCAAATCGGGCTGTTGCATGATCAGCATGAGCGGGGCACCCGTCACAATGCCGATTTTGATGAGCAGCCAAAAGTCCGTTTGAATGGTTTTCAGCGTGTTCTTTAGATGATGGTTCGAAATGACATTCGCCAAGGCTAAAATCAGGAACACCTTCATGAATTCGGAGGGCTGGATCGAACCGATTCCAGGTATGATGAACCAGCTTCTTGCACCGTTTCGTTCTGGTACGATGCTTTCTGGCATGATTATAAGCAAAAATAACAAGAACAAGCCGAATCCATAGGCATACCAGGATATTTTTTTTAACTGGTCCGAATCAAGTGTGATGAAGCCTAAAACGATTCCAATTCCTACTATATACCAAAAAATTTGTTTGATCAGGAAGTTTTCCGTGTACTGTCCAGTCGTTTGGGCACTGTAGATCGCTAAGCAGCTTCCCACGCATAATAACAGCAATATCGTGACTAAAGAAAAATCTATTCTTGATGAAAATTTATTTTGTTCTTCCATACTTAACTCTCCCTTAAAAAGGCTCCTGCGATGCATCTTCAAATACACTTATTCATTATACTTTAAACAAATAAAATCACAACTATATCGAAGAATAGTTTACAGGCCAATTCGCATGAAGCCTTTCACCTGGAAAAATCAAGCATGCATTTCTTTCGATCTCCTTCGTTTCAGGAATCTGCTTACCAATCCATGGCTAGGGGAAAAGAGAAAGGCCAGCCCGAATAGGGAAGCTGCGGCGCTCACCATACAACCAGAAATCGAAGCATCCAAAATGGTAGCTGAATAGTAGCCGATGATGGAGCTGAGCACCCCGATCACGATACTGACTTTGATCATCCCACTTAAACGGTCTGACAATAAATAGGCCGTTGCTGCAGGGATGATGAGCATGCCCACCACTAAAATCGAGCCAACACTATCAAAAGAAGCTACGGTAGTCAGTGAAATGAGGCTCATCAACAAATAATGAAACAACAGGACAGGAATCCCCATTGCGGCGGCAAGTGCCGGATCGAAGGAGACAAGCTTGAACTGTTTGAAGAAAGCGAAAATGAGGATGAGGTTCAGGATAAGGCAGCTTCCCACTATCCAAACGGCTTTCGGCCCGGCCTCGATGCCTCCTATTGTCATCGTGTTCCACGGAGTATAGGCGATTTCCCCATACAGGACGTGCTCAAGGTCAAAATCTATTTGTTGCGTATACAAGCTCACCAATACGATTCCCGTGGCGAAGAGGGAGGTGAAGACGATGCCGATCGCCGCGTCGGATTGAACGCCGGACGATTGGAAAAGCTGGATCAGGAATACCGTAAGCAAACCTAGCGCCGCTGCCCCGATCAGCATCGGAACGGAGTCGCGGGTCCCGGTTATCAAAAAGGCCAATACGATTCCCGGTAACACGGAATGACTGATGGCATCCCCTATCAATGTCATCTTCCTTACGATTAAAAAACAACCTAGAACACTGCAGGAGCTCGCTACCAAGGCTCCAACCAAGATAATCCAAAAATCATTCATGATGTATGTCTCCCTTTCCTTCTGCCTTGTTCGAGAGAATAATTCTTTTTCAAGGATATCCTTCTCCACACAGATGAAAGCACTCCACGTTTAGGAGCAAAAAGCATGGAAAAGAAAAACCATACCGTCGCCGATAAAACGATCAATGGCCCTGTTGGCAAATCATTGACGGACGTGCTGATGAGCGTGCCTGACATACCGCTCAGCATTCCGAATATCCCGGACAGGATGACCATGATATGCAGGCGCTCCGTCCAATATCTCGCGGAAACTGCAGGTGTGATCAGTAGGGATGCCATCAATACGACACCGACGGCCTGGATGCCGATCACGACTGCTGCGACAATCAGCATCATGATGAAATAATCAAGAAAAACGACCGGCAATCCCATTCCTTTGGCAAACCCCGGGTCAAAGGATAGTAACTTGAATTCTTTAAAAAATATAGTACAGGTGACGATCAGCACAAAGGAAACCGTCATCATCATATATACATCGGACATGACCATTGACGCCGTCTGCCCGAACAGGAACGTATCCAGACCGCTCTGGTTCCCATACTCACTCTGCTGGATTTGGGTGAGCATGACGATTCCAAAGCCAAAGAAGGAGGATAATACGATTCCCAAGGCTGCATCCTGCTTAATCTTACTGTATCTCGTGAGTATGCTAATCAAGAAAACAGCCACTAAACCTGCCACTGCCGCCCCAATCAGGAAGAAGGAAGTCGATTTCACCCCCGTCAGCATAAAAGCTACGCAGATGCCGGGTAACGCTGCGTGTGCGAGCGTGTCGCCAAGCAAAGATTGCTTTCTGAGATATGCAAAGCTGCCGATGACACCACTGCTTAATCCGAGAAACATCGTGCCAAGCAAAATCCACCTCGTATTTGGATCGGTCATGATATCCAGTATATTCATCGTGTACACCTCATTTTAATAAAAGGCCGGCCTGTGTATCCGATAGTATCGCTAAGCGGCCTCCATAGGTTTCCTGTAAGTATTCGGGAATGAACACTTCTTCTGTCGGACCAATTTTCATCACCTTTTTATTCAATAGCATCGTCCAATCGAAATATTCCTTAACGGTCGAGAGATCATGATGCACAACGAGAACCGTTTTGCCTTTTTCCTTTAATTCCATCAGTAATTGAATAATGGCTTTCTCGGTTGCTGCGTCGACCCCCACGAACGGTTCATCCATGAAATAGATATCCGCTTCCTGTGCCAATGCACGAGCCAGGAATATCCGCTGCTGCTGTCCGCCTGAAAGCTGGCTGATCTGACGGTTGGCGTATTCGACCATCCCTACCTTATCCAAGCATTCCATCGCCTTCTGCCTTTCGGCCTTACCTGGCCGTTTCAGCCAGCCAAGATGTCCATATCTCCCCATCATCACGACATCGAGCGCGTTGGTCGGAAAATCCCAATCCACCGATTCCCGCTGCGGTACATAGCCGATGCTCTTTCTCATTGATTTATACGTGGACCCCTTTATTGTGATGTCTCCGGATAACTTCGGAACCAATTCGAGTATCCCCTTTATCAAGGTCGATTTCCCCGCTCCGTTAGGGCCGATGATACCAATCAAATTCCCTTCCGGAACCTGGAATGAGACATCCTCGACAACTGGTTTCTTATGATAGGCAATCGTTAAATTTTCAACCTTCAAAGCCGCTTGCTCCATTTTTTCTCCCCCTTATTTCAAGGCATGGACGATTGTGTCTGTATTATGACGGACCATACCTATATAGGTTCCTTCCTCCGTACCCTTTTCACCCATCGCATCCGAGAATAATTCACCGCCGATTTTCACGCTGTGGCCCTGCTTGGCAGCTCCTTGAATGACAGCCTCGATCGCCTTCCTCGGAACGCTCGACTCTATGAAAATCGCTTTTATTTGATTCTTCACAAGGTAATTCCGCATATCCGTCACATCTTTTGAGCCATATTCCGACAATGTGTTAATCCCCTGAAGTCCTCTTACGTCCAAGCCATATGACTGTCCGTAGTAACCGAAAGCATCATGTGCCGTAACAAGCACCCTTTGGTCTTCCGGGATTTTATTTATTTCGTCTTGGACGTACCGATCAAGTTCCTCCAACTGCAAAACATACTTTTCGTAATTATCGAGAAACTCCGCTTCATGGTCTGGATCATTGGCAATCAGTTCCTTCTTCACCGCTCCTGCCGCAACGATCCATAGCTTTACATCAAACCAAACGTGCGGATCATGCTCTTTCGCACTTACTTTACGAAGCTGGTTCTCCTTAAAATCTTCCGTTACGGCAATCGTCGGCTTATCCTTGCCCATCATTTCAAAGATATCGGTCATCTTCCCTTCAAGATGCACCCCGTTATAGAAAATCATGTCAGCAGAATCCAAGGTCTTCACATCACCCTGTGTCGCTTTGTACAGATGGGGGTCGACACCCGGTCCCATCAAACTGGTGACTTCAACATGCTTACCGCCGATATTCTCAACCAAGTCGCCAATCATTCCTGTTGTGGCGACGACTTTCATCTTGCCATTGCCTTTTTCCTGTTCTGCCGTGCTATTGTTGCATCCCGTTAACAGGAGCACTGCAGCAAGCATGCCGCCCAGCATTTTTAGAACACCCATCCATATGCCCTCCTTTTTCATCTTTCTAAAAGTTTTTACCTTACGCAAATTTTAGTGTAAATTTTTTTACGTTGTCGCATATACTAAAAAGTTTCCTTTGCTCAACTTATTTTATACTATACACAAATATTCGAAATAAGTGCAACTATTTTAATTCTATAAGATATTTTTTTTGCGATGATTTTCACCAAAATAAAAACTGTCCGGAATGCCGCATTCCAAACAGTAAAGGGTGTTTTTTATGAAGATATAGTTATATGGTGGGCCGGAATGGTGAATATAAGAAGAGGACCTTCTGAAAATCGGTTATTTTGCGCTGTGCATTATACAATCTTCATTTTCCCGGTTTCAAAGATATTGCTAAGTACGCCAATCCCAATTCGATCCCGCATAGTGCTACCAGGGTGATTAAAGTTTGGAACATTTCATTCTCCCTCCTCCCTTAAGACTTCATTCAATCTTAAAGGATGAAACCCATATCATAACAAGCCCCCATGCCAAAAAATATCCAGTGGAAACAACTGCAATCTTGCTCTGAAATGGGTTTCATAGGGTACAATATAAAAAAAGAAAATCGGTGAATCCCATGACAAATATTAAAGAAATTGCCCAATTTGCCGGTGTATCCGTCTCAACGGTGTCTAGGGTATTGAATAATCATCCATATGTAAGCCCCGATAAAAGAGAGAGCGTATTACAAGCGATTGAACGATTGAATTATTCGCGGAACATCAATGCCATTCATCTTTCAAAGGGCAAAACGAACCTTATCGGCATCATCCTCCCCTTCACCAATCATCCGTATTACGGAGCTATCTTGAACGGCATCACTAAGCAGGCAAATGCAATCGGCTATCATGTCGTCATCTTTCAGACCCATTATGAAAGAGAGAAGGAAATCCAGGCTTTGAATATGCTGCAAATGAAGCAGCTCGACGGCATGATCATCTGCTCCCGGATTTCGGAAATGAAAGTCCTTTTGAGCTATCAAAAATATGGTCCGGTCATTTTATGTGAAGATACCGCTCAGGCTGAATTATCATCCATCAGCATCGATCATTATGCAGCTTTTTCCTGTGCACTCGAATATGTTATCGCTAAAGGATATAAGAAGATCGGCTACAGTCTAGGCCGTAAAAAAAGCAGGAACAGCTATCTTCGGGCAAAGGCCTTCGACGACATCATGAAAGAGCATTTGCTTATCAACAATCAGGATTGGCTCTTCGAGGGGAGCTATCATATTAAGGACGGGGTCCGTTTGTATCAGGAATGGAATTCGCTGCAAAACAAACCGGATGCCATCATCATCACGAATGATGACACGGCTGCAGGATTCATCCTGACCGCTAATAAATCCGGCATAAGGATACCTGAAGATGTAGCCATCCTGGGCTTCAATGATGGCAGCCTCAGTGAGATGCTCGATATCTCGACCATATCCTTGCCTTTGGAATGGATCGGGAAAATGGCAGTGGAGCTATTCGAGAATCCCGAAGTCATCAAACATGTGAAATTGGACTACACCCTTATAAAAAGAAAGACTGTTTAACATAGGCAACCTTGAGCTGCTTCTTCCCTTAACTAGGAAAAAATAACCACTTAAATTAACCATTGCTATATCTTTGAGATTATTTTATAATTTTAATATAGTAAAGTTTACTCAATCACTAGCAATCTTTTATAGAT
This genomic stretch from Peribacillus muralis harbors:
- a CDS encoding YuzL family protein; amino-acid sequence: MKRKDNPSKAAVSAASVKGNAGPGGERQHGINKVNSQNNQFKK
- the rodA gene encoding rod shape-determining protein RodA produces the protein MEEQNKFSSRIDFSLVTILLLLCVGSCLAIYSAQTTGQYTENFLIKQIFWYIVGIGIVLGFITLDSDQLKKISWYAYGFGLFLLFLLIIMPESIVPERNGARSWFIIPGIGSIQPSEFMKVFLILALANVISNHHLKNTLKTIQTDFWLLIKIGIVTGAPLMLIMQQPDLGTALVILSIMIGMIFISGISWKILLPIMSGGLVVASTIFYFVLWKPEFLEKYLGVKTYQFGRIYSWLDPYNYASAEGYHLTKSLLAIGSGQTTGKGIGSREVYLPESHSDFIFSIIGEEFGFIGSSIIISLFFLLIYHITKTGMDTKNNFYTYICVGVISMLTFHVFQNIGMTVGLLPITGIPLPFISYGGSSLMGNMMAMGLIFSIRYHYKKYMFSTDI
- a CDS encoding metal ABC transporter ATP-binding protein, which translates into the protein MEQAALKVENLTIAYHKKPVVEDVSFQVPEGNLIGIIGPNGAGKSTLIKGILELVPKLSGDITIKGSTYKSMRKSIGYVPQRESVDWDFPTNALDVVMMGRYGHLGWLKRPGKAERQKAMECLDKVGMVEYANRQISQLSGGQQQRIFLARALAQEADIYFMDEPFVGVDAATEKAIIQLLMELKEKGKTVLVVHHDLSTVKEYFDWTMLLNKKVMKIGPTEEVFIPEYLQETYGGRLAILSDTQAGLLLK
- a CDS encoding metal ABC transporter permease produces the protein MNILDIMTDPNTRWILLGTMFLGLSSGVIGSFAYLRKQSLLGDTLAHAALPGICVAFMLTGVKSTSFFLIGAAVAGLVAVFLISILTRYSKIKQDAALGIVLSSFFGFGIVMLTQIQQSEYGNQSGLDTFLFGQTASMVMSDVYMMMTVSFVLIVTCTIFFKEFKLLSFDPGFAKGMGLPVVFLDYFIMMLIVAAVVIGIQAVGVVLMASLLITPAVSARYWTERLHIMVILSGIFGMLSGMSGTLISTSVNDLPTGPLIVLSATVWFFFSMLFAPKRGVLSSVWRRISLKKNYSLEQGRRKGRHTS
- a CDS encoding metal ABC transporter solute-binding protein, Zn/Mn family, yielding MGVLKMLGGMLAAVLLLTGCNNSTAEQEKGNGKMKVVATTGMIGDLVENIGGKHVEVTSLMGPGVDPHLYKATQGDVKTLDSADMIFYNGVHLEGKMTDIFEMMGKDKPTIAVTEDFKENQLRKVSAKEHDPHVWFDVKLWIVAAGAVKKELIANDPDHEAEFLDNYEKYVLQLEELDRYVQDEINKIPEDQRVLVTAHDAFGYYGQSYGLDVRGLQGINTLSEYGSKDVTDMRNYLVKNQIKAIFIESSVPRKAIEAVIQGAAKQGHSVKIGGELFSDAMGEKGTEEGTYIGMVRHNTDTIVHALK
- a CDS encoding proline dehydrogenase family protein, which produces MERMLKNLFLYLSKNKTMTRAARKYGLRFGASRFVAGESLEMASAVIADLNRKGLAVTIDYLGEFIEDEQEARQMADQCIEAIRMIGRNDLDSQLSLKLTSMGLDLSERVVMDNMRRILEEAKANHVFVTLDMEDFPRCQPTLDVFKRLKAEYNELGTVIQAYLYRTEKDISELDEFQPNLRLVKGAYKESREVAFADKKDVDENFKKIIKQHVLNGNFTAVATHDDKIIEYTKELVNFHGIAGDCFEFQMLYGIRNEKQLELVEEGYKVRVYVPYGTDWYGYFMRRLAERPANVIFVLKGLFKK
- a CDS encoding metal ABC transporter permease; the protein is MNDFWIILVGALVASSCSVLGCFLIVRKMTLIGDAISHSVLPGIVLAFLITGTRDSVPMLIGAAALGLLTVFLIQLFQSSGVQSDAAIGIVFTSLFATGIVLVSLYTQQIDFDLEHVLYGEIAYTPWNTMTIGGIEAGPKAVWIVGSCLILNLILIFAFFKQFKLVSFDPALAAAMGIPVLLFHYLLMSLISLTTVASFDSVGSILVVGMLIIPAATAYLLSDRLSGMIKVSIVIGVLSSIIGYYSATILDASISGCMVSAAASLFGLAFLFSPSHGLVSRFLKRRRSKEMHA
- a CDS encoding LacI family DNA-binding transcriptional regulator codes for the protein MTNIKEIAQFAGVSVSTVSRVLNNHPYVSPDKRESVLQAIERLNYSRNINAIHLSKGKTNLIGIILPFTNHPYYGAILNGITKQANAIGYHVVIFQTHYEREKEIQALNMLQMKQLDGMIICSRISEMKVLLSYQKYGPVILCEDTAQAELSSISIDHYAAFSCALEYVIAKGYKKIGYSLGRKKSRNSYLRAKAFDDIMKEHLLINNQDWLFEGSYHIKDGVRLYQEWNSLQNKPDAIIITNDDTAAGFILTANKSGIRIPEDVAILGFNDGSLSEMLDISTISLPLEWIGKMAVELFENPEVIKHVKLDYTLIKRKTV
- a CDS encoding spore coat protein, whose protein sequence is MPNQNKVQNPESPVAKTPQMNDRDFINDMLATEKYFCNSLSVALHEMSNQALFQDIFSVSKENQEMQRELYNLMFEKGWYGLEKAQTASLSQSYQQFSGYKSQFPYGSNIQ